The following are encoded together in the Homalodisca vitripennis isolate AUS2020 unplaced genomic scaffold, UT_GWSS_2.1 ScUCBcl_5162;HRSCAF=11768, whole genome shotgun sequence genome:
- the LOC124373259 gene encoding uncharacterized protein LOC124373259, with the protein MFDTEKFILEVEKRPPLYDVQSKEYSNRNVKAQCWMEVGAAVHDNWEEMTPQMKDEAGKDMMKKWKTLRDNFVRELRILKKNETGAPATKKKKYIFFDQLSFLTPYMKPNDKNVSNIPPLEHIISEQEAVETVETTNADDNDRADSVSNSSLVERQKRQERVSKRTNIERTLTSASKNITSLMQESIAIQRAYTSSANSSDKSGNKAFLMSFLPVMDSLPPLAAFDVRMQLTEVFRNAIMNQTRVQEPVPVRTQMMDYTSASPLMFSGLNSPYTTPTPTTPSIIGDYDENTECSNATSSDNTQNQPFNISEFVHFSVNPGIEPSSSKKK; encoded by the exons ATGTTTGATACTGAGAAGTTCATCTTAGAAGTAGAGAAGCGACCTCCACTTTATGACGTCCAGTCAAAAGAATATTCAAACAGAAATGTTAAAGCTCAGTGCTGGATGGAGGTAGGAGCAGCTGTGCACGACAACTGGGAGGAAATGACTCCCCAAATGAAGGACGAAGCAG GCAAAGATATGATGAAAAAATGGAAGACTTTGCGTGACAATTTCGTTCGGGAACTacgtattttaaagaaaaatgagactGGAGCTCCagcaacaaaaaaaaagaaatacattttctttgacCAACTGTCTTTTTTGACACCTTACATGAAGCCCAATGACAAGAACGTATCAAATATTCCACCCCTTGAACACATTATATCTGAACAAGAAGCAGTAGAAACAGTAGAAACAACTAATGCAGATGACAATGACCGTGCTGACAGCGTTTCAAATTCGTCACTAGTTGAACGTCAGAAGAGACAAGAACGTGTGTCAAAAAGAACTAATATTGAGAGAACTTTGACATCAGCTTCAAAAAACATTACATCATTGATGCAAGAAAGCATCGCCATTCAAAGAGCGTACACTTCCTCAGCTAACAGCTCAGATAAATCTGGGAACAAGGCATTTTTAATGTCCTTTCTTCCTGTTATGGACAGCCTACCACCACTTGCTGCCTTTGATGTTAGGATGCAACTAACTGAAGTGTTCCGAAATGCTATTATGAACCAAACACGAGTTCAGGAACCAGTGCCAGTGCGTACCCAAATGATGGACTACACATCTGCGTCACCATTAATGTTCTCGGGCCTAAATTCACCATACACAACTCCGACTCCGACCACACCATCAATAATCGGTGACTATGACGAAAACACCGAATGCTCTAATGCCACTTCCAGTGACAACACTCAAAACCAACCATTTAACATATCAGAATTTGTACATTTTTCCGTGAACCCGGGAATTGAACCATCTTCTAGTAAGAAGAAGTAG